Genomic segment of Paenibacillus sp. FSL R5-0623:
TGTACTGGGTGGTACAAGTCTTGCTGGAGGACGCGGACGCATCGTTGGTACACTGATCGGTGTTCTGATTATCGGCGTGTTGAATAATGGATTGAACTTGCTTGAAGTAAACTCATTTTATCAAATGGTTGTAAAAGGTATCGTCATTGCCATTGCTGTCCTGCTGGACCGCAAGAAAACAGCATAAGGAGAGAAGCGAATATGAAAAAGTGGACTGTAACACTCATAAGTATGCTGATGATCATCGTTCTGGCCGGGTGCTCTCTGGAGCCACCGGAATGGGCGAAACCTAACCCAAACAAAAGTAACGGACAGAAGAAAATAGGTTTGTCGATATCTACACTGAACAATCCATTCTTTGTATCACTGAAGGACGGGGTAATGGCCGAAGCCAAAAAACAGGGAATACAGGTCATCGTGGTGGATGCGCAGAACGATTCGGCCAAACAAACCAATGATGTGGATGATCTCATTCAGCAAGGCGTTAGTGCACTGCTAATTAACCCTGCGGACTCTGCAGCGATCTCCACAGCGGTTCAATCCGCTAATAGTGTGGGCATTCCTGTAATCACGCTGGATCGCTCCGCAGATAAAGGCGAAGTGGCGGCACTAGTGGCATCTGATAACGTTAAAGGTGGACGCATGGCAGCTGAATATTTTGTGGAACAACTGGGTGAGGGAGCAAAAGTCATTGAACTTGAGGGTGTGCCTGGTGCTTCCGCAACAAGAGAACGGGGTAAAGGTTTCCATGAAGTGGCTGACAAGCAACTTGATGTGGTTTCCAAACAATCTGCTGATTTCGATCGGTCCAAAGGATTAAATGTCATGGAGAATCTGCTTCAGGGTAATCCTGACGTGCAGGCAGTATTTGCTCATAATGATGAGATGGCACTTGGTGCGATTGAAGCGATTCAAAGCTCAGGTAAAGACATTCCGGTCATCGGATTCGATGGTAATGATGATGCAATCAAATCCATTCAGGATGGGAAATTGACGGCAACAGTCGCTCAGCAGCCTATACTGATTGGCCAACTGGCGCTGCAAGCAGCTCTGGATGTGCTCAGTGGCAAGCAGGTGGAGTCATCGATTCCCGCTGAATTGAAGCTGGTAACGAAGGAAAATGTGAATGAGTAAATACATCATAAAACATGTATCTTCTTGGACATGAACATAGGACTAAACCAAGCCGCTAAATTAGCGGCTTTTTTCATTTTGGAAGAAGCGTGCGAGCATCACATCAATCAGATTATTGACTTTTAAAAGCATATTAAAGGTGCCCCAATTGAATTAATGTCCACTTTGTCATTTTGGACTGCTCCAAAAGAGCATTTTTGGATATGTATATCCAATCCATGCGTTGCTATACTAGCATGACGTTCTACACAGTCTTCACAACATAAGGAGGAGCTAATCTCATTGATACATTCCTGTTCGGAATAGAA
This window contains:
- the rbsB gene encoding ribose ABC transporter substrate-binding protein RbsB → MKKWTVTLISMLMIIVLAGCSLEPPEWAKPNPNKSNGQKKIGLSISTLNNPFFVSLKDGVMAEAKKQGIQVIVVDAQNDSAKQTNDVDDLIQQGVSALLINPADSAAISTAVQSANSVGIPVITLDRSADKGEVAALVASDNVKGGRMAAEYFVEQLGEGAKVIELEGVPGASATRERGKGFHEVADKQLDVVSKQSADFDRSKGLNVMENLLQGNPDVQAVFAHNDEMALGAIEAIQSSGKDIPVIGFDGNDDAIKSIQDGKLTATVAQQPILIGQLALQAALDVLSGKQVESSIPAELKLVTKENVNE